The Opisthocomus hoazin isolate bOpiHoa1 chromosome 30, bOpiHoa1.hap1, whole genome shotgun sequence genome has a window encoding:
- the ARHGEF11 gene encoding rho guanine nucleotide exchange factor 11 isoform X1 has product MSVRPPQALDRLSSLSSLGDSSSERRSPGHHRQPSDSSETTGLVQRCVIIQKDQHGFGFTVSGDRVVLVQSVRPGGAAMRAGVQEGDRIVKVNGTMVTNSSHLEVVKLIKSGAYVALTLLGSPPPSVGLSSSQQDVSTAGGPRVPLACPPPPPPPPLPPPQRITDPKPLQDPEVQKHATQILRNMLRQEEAELQRFCEAYSRNPATAVEEQIEGARRRVSQLQLKILQETGGSVDSGRLGGDSGLAAFRVMEGRLSLDSQDGDSGLESGTERFPSVSEISLNRNSVLSDHGLDSPRTSPVITARLFQHHRRQGSDTAFAPSAEQGLDRAGRPLIIGPEEDCDPGYFNNECDSLFQDLGKLKSRPAHLGVFLRYIFSQADPSPLLFYLCTDVCQQTTAKDSRILGKDIWNIFLDRNAPLRVKVSEQLLAEIETHLRNGDDVRAALFEAQEMVMPEIQEQIQDYRTKRTMGLGSLYGENDLLDLDGDPQKERQVAEKQLAQLGDILSKYEEDRSSPMAFALSTYMNHTGIRSREPRVAGTSEKAQSLPDRDKWLPFFPKTKKSSSTKKDKDAMEDKKRNPILKYIGKPKISSQSTFHVPLSPVEAVKPGNVRNIIQHFENNQHYESQEPGAQRLSTGSFPEDLLELDSSRAEVKLGRSESLKGREEMKKSRKAENVPRSRSDVDMDAAAEATRLHQSASSSASSLSTRSLENPTPPYTPKMGRRSIESPNLGFGVDPFLPHLLEDEQGQLSDLEPELDSQNWQHMVSRELVANLPQKEIDRQEVINELFATEGSHLRILRVLDLLFYQRMKKESLLSREELALLFPNLPDLIEIHNSLSESMKKLREEGPIIKEIGDLMLSRFDGLAKEEIQQVAADFCSYQSIALELIKTKQRKETRFQLFMQEAESNPQCRRLQLKDLIISEMQRLTKYPLLLENIIKHTEAGTSEHDKLCRARDQCRDILKYVNEAVKRAENRHRLEGYQKRLDATSLERTSNPLAAEFKSLDLTSRRMIHEGPLTWRISKDKTVDLHVLLLEDLLVLLQKQDEKLVLKCHSKTALGSLDNKQTFSPVLKLNSVLIRSVATDKRALFIICTSELGPQIYELVALTSSEKNTWMELLEEAVQSATRNVTFPPKRRTPEPTRAAPPGLVLQDPDVSPLLSRGSGSGAEAEDCSSADDNPTALLGREKSPALLEEPGSSEVEEGEEDLPAAPLPASAADALPAERLGPPVLLPLSGPAGTEGLAEAALEDVENLRLLILRRLLPCRDAEPEDDVTPTPSVTGGAGQAWGSVLPSQDSASRGGLAEPPSPAQPPTPRLSRGETPEPAPAAEEPSSYKVVRKAQAEGAKEATPSPGSSQSESELQEGGGANVEGNYFYVSMPAGPPRPAAPDPAPPPSPSRETPARPSPAEGSPDPQAPLRDVDLIFRTIEQLTVKLNRLKAVEAAHRELLRTLGRSPSPDVSPLGGSAPEVTGCCQRPPSPDGDSPLSRTLRSLQGPATNAPGSRVPLAEDPAHDAGL; this is encoded by the exons ATGAGCGTGCGGCCTCCGCAGGCCCTCGACAG gTTAAGCAGCCTGTCTTCGCTGGGCGACTCGTCTTCAGAGCGGAGGTCTCCGGGACACCACCGCCAGCCCTCTGACTCCTCCGAAACCACAG gTCTGGTCCAGCGCTGCGTCATCATCCAGAAGGACCAGCATGGCTTCGGCTTCACCGTCAGCGGGGACCGCGTCGTCCTGGTGCAGTCGGTGCGGCCAG GGGGGGCGGCCATGAGAGCCGGGGTGCAGGAGGGGGACCGGATCGTCAAG GTGAACGGCACGATGGTGACCAACAGCTCTCACCTCGAAGTGGTGAAGTTAATCAAGT CCGGTGCCTACGTCGCTCTGACCCTCCTGGGCTCTCCCCCTCCCTCGGTGGGGCTCTCCAGCTCTCAGCAAGATGTCAGCACGGCGGGGGGTCCCCGCGTCCCCCTTGCCTGTCCCCCGCCacctcccccgccgccgctccccccgccgcagcgCATCACCGACCCCAAGCCCCTGCAG GACCCCGAAGTCCAGAAGCACGCGACGCAGATCCTCCGGAACATGCTGCGGCAGGAGGAGGCTGAGTTACAG CGCTTCTGCGAGGCGTACAGCCGAAACCCGGCCACCGCCGTGGAGGAGCAGATCGAGGGAGCGCGCCGGCGGGTCAGCCAGCTGCAGCTCAAAATCCTCCAGGAGACCGGCGGCTCCGTG GATTCGGGGCGGCTGGGCGGCGACTCCGGCTTGGCTGCTTTCAGGGTGATGGAAG gaCGCCTCTCCCTGGACTCGCAGGACGGTGACAGCGGGTTGGAGTCCGGGACGGAGCGGTTCCCTTCCGTGAGCGAG ATCTCCCTGAACCGCAACTCCGTCCTCTCTGACCACGGCCTGGACAGCCCCCGAACCTCCCCGGTCATCACCGCCCGCCTCTTCCAGCACCATCGCCGGCAGGGCTCCGACACCGCCTTCGCCCCCTCTGCCGAGCAG gggTTAGACCGCGCGGGACGGCCCCTCATCATCGGGCCGGAGGAGGATTGTGACCCAGGATATTTCAATAACGAG TGCGACTCGCTCTTCCAGGACCTGGGCAAGCTGAAATCCCGGCCGGCGCATCTGGGGGTCTTCTTGCGCTACATCTTCTCccaggcagaccccagccccctg CTCTTCTACTTATGCACGGACGTTTGCCAGCAGACGACGGCCAAGGATTCCCGGATCTTGGGGAAGGACATCTGGAACATCTTCTTGGACAGGAACGCG cctctccGAGTGAAAGTCTCTGAGCAGCTCCTGGCTGAgattg agacTCACCTGCGGAATGGGGACGATGTCCGAGCTGCCCTCTTTGAAGCTCAGGAGATGGTGATGCCCGAGATACAGGAGCAGATCCAGGACTACAG AACAAAACGCACCATGGGCCTGGGGAGTCTGTACGGGGAGAACGACCTCTTGGACCTGGACGGGGACCCCCAGAAGGAGCGGCAAGTGGCCGAGAAGCAGCTGGCCCAGCTGGGTGACATACT GTCAAAATATGAAGAGGACAGGAG CTCCCCCATGGCCTTTGCCCTCAGCACGTATATGAACCACACAGGCATCCGCAGCCGGGAGCCCCGGGTGGCCGGCACCAGCGAGAAGGCCCAGTCCCTCCCGGACAGGGACAAGTGGCTGCCCTTCTTCCCCAAGACCAAGAAG agcagcagcacgaAGAAGGACAAGGATGCCATGGAAGACAAGAAGCGCAACCCCATCCTCAAGTACATTGGGAAGCCCAAAATCTCCTCGCAGAGCA catTTCATGTCCCTTTGTCCCCTGTTGAAG CAGTCAAACCCGGCAATGTGAGGAACATCATCCAGCACTTTGAGAACAACCAGCATTACGAGAGCCAGGAGCCCGGCGCTCAGCGTCTCTCCACCGGCAGCTTCCCCGAGGACCTGCTGGAGTTGGACAG TTCCCGCGCCGAGGTCAAGCTGGGCCGCTCGGAGAGCTTGAAAGGccgggaggagatgaagaaatcCCGGAAAGCAGAAAACGTGCCACGGTCCCGTAGCGATGTGGACATGGATGCCGCAGCCGAGGCCACGAGGCTTCACCAGTCGGCATCGTCTTCCgcttccagcctgtccacaaG GTCGCTGGAAAATCCCACCCCCCCGTACACGCCGAAGATGGGACGCAG GAGCATCGAGTCGCCCAACCTGGGTTTCGGCGTGGATCCCTTCCTGCCCCATCTCCTGGAGGACGAGCAGGGCCAGCTCTCCGACCTGGAGCCCGAGCTGGACTCCCAGAACTGGCAGCACATGGTCAGCCGGGAGCTGGTGGCCAACCTGCCGCAGAAGGAGATCGATCGGCAAGAGGTGATCAACG AGCTCTTTGCCACCGAGGGGTCTCACCTCCGCATCCTCCGAGTCCTCGACCTCCTCTTTTACCAGCGGATGAAGAAGGAGAGCCTGCTGTCCCGGGAAGAGCTGGCGCTCCTCTTCCCCAACCTCCCTGACCTGATAGAAATCCACA ATTCTCTCTCCGAATCCATGAAGAAGCTCCGGGAAGAAGGACCAATCATCAAAGAAATCGGGGATCTCATGCTGTCTCGG ttCGACGGCCTGGCCAAAGAGGAGATCCAGCAGGTTGCCGCCGACTTCTGTTCTTACCAATCCATCGCCCTAGAGCTGATCAAAACCAAGCAGCGCAAGGAGACGCGTTTCCAGCTCTTCATGCAG GAAGCGGAAAGCAATCCGCAGTGCCGGCGCCTGCAGCTCAAGGACTTGATCATCTCCGAAATGCAGCGCCTGACCAAGTACCCGCTGCTGCTGGAGAACATCATCAAGCACACCGAGG CGGGCACCTCGGAGCACGACAAGCTGTGCCGAGCCCGGGACCAGTGCCGGGACATCCTCAAGTACGTCAACGAGGCGGTGAAACGAGCGGAGAACCGGCACCGGCTGGAAGGCTACCAGAAACGCCTGGATGCCACCTCGCTGGAGAGGACCAGCAACCCGCTGGCTGCCGAGTTCAAG AGCCTGGACCTCACCTCTCGGCGCATGATCCACGAAGGGCCGCTCACCTGGCGCATcagcaaggacaagactgtgg ACCTGCACGTGCTGCTCCTCGAAGACCTCCTGGTCCTGCTGCAGAAGCAGGACGAGAAACTGGTGCTCAAGTGCCACAGCAAGACGGCGCTGGGCTCTTTGGACAACAAGCAGACCTTCAGCCCCGTGCTCAAACTCAACTCGGTGCTCATCCGCTCCGTGGCCACGG ATAAACGAGCCCTCTTCATCATCTGCACGTCGGAGCTGGGACCCCAGATCTACGAGCTGGTGGCCCTGACGTCCTCCGAGAAGAACAC GtggatggagctgctggaggaagcGGTGCAGAGTGCCACGAGGAACGTCACCTTCCCCCCCAAGCGCCGGACGCCGGAGCCCACCCGTGCAGCACCCCCTGG CCTGGTGTTGCAGGACCCCGACGTCTCCCCGCTCCTGTCCCGAGGCAGCGGCTCCGGAGCGGAGGCAGAGGATTGCTCCTCGG CGGACGACAATCCCACCGCGCTGCTGGGCAGGGAGAAGTCCCCggcgctgctggaggagccggggAGCAGCGAGGTGGAGGAAGGCGAGGAAgacctccccgcagcccccctacCCGCGTCGGCAGCTGACGCCCTCCCCGCCGAGCGGCTGGGACCCCCAGTGCTCCTGCCGCTCTCAGGGCCCGCTGGCACCGAGGGGCTGGCCGAGGCGGCGCTGGAAGATG TGGAAAACCTGCGGCTCCTGATCCTCCGGAGGCTCCTGCCGTGCCGGGACGCGGAGCCCGAGGACGACGTGACGCCCACGCCGTCGGTCACTGGCGGTGCCGGCCAGGCCTGGGGCTCGGTGCTCCCCAGCCAGGATtcggcctcccggggggggctggcagagccccccagcccagcccagccccccacGCCGCGGCTGAGCCGGGGGGAGACGCCCGAGCCCGCTCCGGCGGCCGAGGAGCCGAGCAGCTACAAAGTCGTCCGAAAAG CCCAGGCAGAGGGTGCTAAGGAGGCCACGCCCTCTCCAGGCAGCAGCCAATCAGAATCTGAGCTGCAGGAAGGAGGCGGAGCTAATGTAGAGG GCAACTACTTCTACGTCAGCATgcccgcgggacccccccggcccgcggccccggaccccgcgccgccccccaGCCCTTCGCGGGAGACCCCCGCCCGGCCCAGCCCTGCCGAGGGCTCCCCGGACCCCCAAGCTCCCCTCCGTGACGTGGACCTCATCTTCCGCACCATCGAGCAGCTGACAGTGAAGCTCAACAGGCTGAAA GCCGTGGAAGCAGCCCACCGGGAGCTGCTGCGGACCCTGGGACGCAGCCCCTCGCCCGACGTCAGCCccctggggggctcagccccggagGTGACCGGCTGCTGCcagcggccccccagccccgacgGTGACAGCCCCTTGTCCCGCACGCTGCGGAGCCTGCAGGGCCCTGCCACCAACGCCCCAG GCTCCAGAGTCCCCCTCGCTGAGGACCCCGCTCACGACGCCGGCCTTTAG